The DNA window GACATCGCCGCCGTCTACCGCGATCTCGGTTCCGACGTCGAGTTCGAAGACCCCGACGAGTAACTTCTCCGTGTATCTCCCGCGTTCGCCGACCCCCGAGGCGTACCTCGGGCGTGACCCCGCCGGGACACCGACCCGATAGACTGTTACGCAGTTACGTCTCGTCAGACGACCTATCGACGCAATTGGCGTTTTTGTTAACCTGTAATCGAACTTAATTGAGTTAATTACGTGTCAGGTTTTCTCGGAAAAATTAATCTTCTCGCGGACCGTCGCCGTATCCGTAATGTCCCCCGACGACGACAACAGCGCGGTCGCACAGTTCCTCTCCGAGCACCCACGCATGATGGGCGTCCTGTTCTCCGCCCTCGTCCTCCTGTCGCAGGCGGGCGCAGTGGTGGCGGGGAACAACAGCGTCATCTACGGCCCGTGAACGTTACGGCGTATTCGAGCTGAACGTCGTACTCCATTGGAGCTCACCCTCGAAGAGAATCGGAATATCCTCTAAGGAGAGAAACTCCTGTAGGTCCTCTTGAGACATCGAGAAGGTATCTACAGACCCCGAGGCGATGTAGTGGCTGGTGACTTCTGAGATATGTGGGATGACGATTGAACCCATCCCGATTTCGCTGCTCGGATAGGTCCGAAACTCGAAGGTGTATCCACTCTCCGCTCGTTCGATGACGCCGAGGTTAGCTAACCCCCCACTGCTCTGTGCGATTGCCAACCCCCCGTCACCCACGACGATGTAGTCGTTTCCGATCACGCTGTCGTCTTTGGCTATCTCTAGTGCGCTCCGGATGGGGAACCCGGAGTTGAGGAGGCGACAGAGGTTCTGTCCGATTTTCACCGCGCCGCTGTTCACCACGTCGTTCAGCGTCACGACGCCGGCTATCGCGCCCGCGTCGATGAGGTGGATCCCCTGTTCGTACGACTGGCAGGCGTTGAGGAGGAACGCGTCGGTTCCCACCTCGTCAACCGCGGAGACGTCCAACGCGCCGTCCGAACACTGGAAGCCGTCGTCGTCGATGTGACCGATGTAGTGGAGGAAGTCCGTCCCGACGGTGAGCACCTCGCGGAGTTCGTCCACGGTGAGGTCGTAGTGCATCCGTACGTCGAACGGGAGTTCCTCGCGGGACCCGTACACGTCCTCGACGACGTCACGTTCCTCGGCCATCTCGGGGTCGTTGCAGACGACGGTGATGCCGATGTCGCCCTCGCTCGGTTCGCGGTTGAGGCGGTTACGGTACGCCTGTAGCGACGCCTTGCTCGCGCCGATGGGCGTCCCCTCGCCTATCCACGCCTGTTCGAGCGAGTCCGTCCGCTCCGGTCGGACGTACTCGCGTTCGGGCGACGGGGCGGCGGGCGACGCACTCCGGGTGAAGTCGCCGGCCGCGTTCGCCCGCGCGCCGTCCGGTCGCGAGGCGCGCAGGAACTCGTCCACCGCGGAGGCCTGCGCCGCCGAACTCGTCACCGGCGTCGCGTCCGGCGTCCGGACGACGGCGAGGTCGTTCGCCACGAACGGTACGAGTTCGAGGTTGTCCGCCGTCGGCGCGACGTGCGTCGTCAGTTTCCACTCGGGGACGTGCGATTCGACGACCCCGTGCGGAACGTCGAGGTACGCCTCCAGTTGCTCCGAGAGCGACCGGTCGTACAACGCCGCGAAGTCGAGGTCGAGTTCGTCCTCGACGGCCCGCCGTTCGTGGAGGTCCACGTCGTAGTACCCCTCTGTCCGCGTCAGGCAATCGAGGAAGAACGCCCGCTTCAACACCCGTTCGACCTCTCGTTCGAATCCGACCGGAGCGTCGAGGTCGTACTCGAATCCGCTCTCGGTGACTATCCGGGGCGTCGGCCCTTCGGTCACCGTCGCGCCGAGGTAGTACACCAACGGCGCGGCGACGTAGAGATAGCTGTACTCTGCGGGCAACTCCACCGTCACGCCCGTCTCGGGCGCTTCCAACCCGGGCGGCACGTCGAGGGAGTCGCCGCGTTCGAGGAGGGGCGGATGCCCCCGGAGCGTCGGGTACGACCGTTCGACGGTGGTTGTTTTGAGCGCGGACCCGAGATACGACATCGCTTCCATCACCGCCCGAGGGTCGTCCGGCACCGTAATCGTCGCCGCCGGTCGCTTGTGGTGCGACCGCGCACCGACGAGCACCGTCGTCTCCTCGCCGAACTCGATTGTCGTCTGCTCGGCGTCGGAACTGACCGACAACGGCGCGGTGACCCGCAGGTACACCTTTATCGGCGCGAACAGTTCGACGCTGTACGTTCCTCGCTCGAACGACTCGTCGCCGAAGTGTTCGGTCTGCGCCAGCATCTCCCCGTCGTCGTCGCGGACGCAGACGGAGACGACGGTCGGCAGGTCGATTCGGTCCGTCCGAATGCGGACCGCGGCGTCGGCGGGAAACCAGAAGTCGGTGGGGTCCGAGGCGGCCGGCGAGACGGCGCTCGGCGTCGAGAGCCGAAACTGGTGCCGTTCGATGGGGTCGGCCACGAGAAGTCCGTCGTCGGTCGCTCGAAACGAGAGTTGGAGGTGTTCGTTCGGACTCTCGGAAGTCGTCTCCGACTCGGTTCGACCGCCGAACTGGTCCATTGTCTACGTTGTTTTCACTCTCGACTAAAAGCGTATGGGTGACAGTACCGTGAAATGACCCTCAGTCGAACGAGAGCCACTCCGAGGAGATGTCAGCGTCGCGGAAATGCCACCGTTGGGCGAGTTCGTGGCCGTCCAGTCGGAGTTCGACGGTGGCGTCGAACAGCGGTTCGAAGAGGCGAACCGTCTCCGAACGCCGGCCCTGCGGGAGCCAGAAGTGGGCCATCCCGCCGACCGACCGGACGTTGTTTCCGAGGACGTGGACGAACCGGAACACCGTCTCGCGGTCGTACTCCGAGAGAAGCGTCGGGAGACAGTCGAACGCGACGCGGAGTTCCGCCGGGGAGAGTCCCGACGCGATGCCGTCGAACTGGTCTATCGTCTCGGCTACCGCCAGTCCGAGGTCGATTATCTCCCCGTCGACGATTTCCGCGAGGGGGTCCCGGCCGTCGGCGGCCGTCCGGTCGTCGCCGTGGCCGTTCGCCGCGCCGATTTCCACCGGACCGTCGGGAGACGAGACGACGGCGGCGTCGGCGTCGGCGGCCGCCGCGTGCCGCGCGTGCGACTCGTACTGGACGATGCGGGTCCACTCCGGCGTCCGCCGGGAGACGCCTTCGAGTCTGAAGTCCCTGTGGGAGACGCCCGACACCGGCGTCACGAGGAGACGCCGCCGAGGGGACGCGTCGCCGTCGCCGAGCATCTTGGCGGACATCCTCGCGTACACCTCTTCGGGCACCGAACCGACGACGAGCAACGCGCTCCCGCGCTCTTTGAGTTCCTCGAGTGCGCACGCGAAACTCGTCACGCCGTCGGAGCGCTCGGCGCCGGTTTCGCCTCCCTGAACCATTCAGATTGAGACATGACTCCGCGTTAAATAATACTTTGTGTGTTCGAGCAGTTAACGCCGGGAGAGAGGTATCGGACCGGTATGGACTGCGACGAGTACTTAATCCCGTGGCGTCTGAAGAACTGCGATGGACAAACAGGCGACGAGTCACTCACACCGCGGGGGGCGCGACGGAGGCGTCGGGAGTGTCGAACCCGTCCGCATGGAGAGCGGACTGGAGGCGCTTCGGTCGAGCCCGGAGTTTCGGGGGCCGGTCGAACCGCTCGAGGACTTAGACGCGAACCAACACATCGCGCTGTTCTACGAGTCACGGGAGGAACAGTTCGCGGCCATGGTTCCGTTCGTCCGGCAGGGGTTATCGCGGGGCGAACGAGTCATGTACGTCATCTACGAACCGACCGAGGCGGACGTCCTCGAAGCGATGCGCGACGGCGGTATCGACGTGGACGCCGCCCTCTCCTCCGGTGCGCTGAGTTTCCACACCATAGAGGAGACGTACCTCCGCACCGGGACGTTCGACCCCGACGACATGCTCTCCGTCTACCGCGACGCCCTGGAGAAGGCGAAAGCGGACTACCCCGGGTTTCGCGTGACCGCGGACACGAACTGGATACTCGACGAACGGACGGAGATTCCGGACTTCATGGAGTACGAGAGCCGAGTGAACCAACTGTTCGAGGGCGAAGACTGCATCGCCATCTGTCAGTACGATTTAGAAACCATCCCCGCCGAGACTCTCAGAGACGTCGTCCGGACCCACCCGCACCTCATCTACGACGGGACGCTCTGTCACAACTTCTACTACACGCCGCCCGAGGAGTACTTCGAGCCCAACGAACCCGCGCGGGAAGTCGAGCGGATGCTCGGAACGCTGGTGGACCGGACCAAAGCGAAGGTGACTCTCGCAGAGACTATCGAGGAGTTAGAGGAGTCGAACGAACGGCTCAAGCGGTTCGCCTACGTCGCCTCCCACGACCTACAGGAGCCGTTGCGGATGATTTCGAGTTACCTCCGGCTGCTGGAGAGGCGGCGCGCGGACGAACTCGACGAGGACGCGCGGGAGTACATCGACTTCGCCGTCGACGGCGCAGACCGGATGCGCGACATGGTCGAGGGGTTGCTCTCGTACTCCCGAATCGACATGCACGACCCCGCATTCGAACCGGTCGACTGCAACGCCGTCCTCGAGGACGCGTTGAACGACCTGCGGATACGGGTCGAAGAGAGCGACGCGGTCGTCTCCGCGGACGAACTGCCGACGGTCGTCGGCGACGCCAACCAACTGGAGCAGGTGTTCTCGAACCTCATCTCGAACGCCATCAAGTACAGCGACGACCCCCCGCGCGTGGACGTCACGGCCGAGAGGCGGGGCGACCGGTGCGTGTTCTCCGTCGCCGACGACGGAATCGGCATCGAGTCGGAGTACCTCGACCAGATATTCGAGATTTTCAACCGACTGCACTCGAACGAGAAGTACCGCGGGACGGGCATCGGCCTCACCCTCTGTCGGAAGATAGTCAACCACCACGGCGGCGACATCTGGGTCGATTCCGAACCGGGCGAGGGGACGACGTTCTACTTCACCCTTCCGACGGAGAGAGCCTAAGGCGTTCGAAGGGGAGTTTATACGGTGAGGGTGACTACTGGTTCGCACAGCCCCGACCGAGTGGTGAACACGTGAGTCCAAATTCCAATCCCGGAGACGAACCCCTGCGAGTGCTCGTCGTAGAGGACAATCCCGGGGACGTGTGGCTAATCGAGGAAGCGTTCGAGGAACTCGACGTCGAGAGTTCGGTGACGTACCTCACCGACGGAGCGGAGGCACTCGACTTCCTCCTTCGACGCCTCGGGGACGGCGCGGGGGGCCTCGACCTCACGATTTTGGACCTCAACGTGCCCAAAATCGACGGGAGAACCATCCTCGAGAGGATAACGAACGATTCGGACCTGTACTCGCCGCCCGTCGTCGTCTTCTCGGGGTCGCGGTCGCCCGACGACATCCGCGAGACGTACGAACTCGGGGCGGAAGGCTACTTCGTCAAACCGGCCGACCCCGACCGATTCATCGAGACGGTCCAGGACATCGGGGAGTCGGCCGCCGACTCGGAACGACTCCCTCCGGGCGAGTTTCGCGAGTTCGCGTAGGCGTGTTCTCCGCGGTTCGGGTGTTCGACCGTGCAACCGCTAGCCGCGGGTCCGAACAGGCGAGTAGCGGCGCGGCCGGCCGCGAGAGTCGAAGCGATAGCGACGACCGGCAGAATCCGTATCGCGGGGGAGGGTTTATCGCTCCGCCTCGGCCTCGACGAACGCCTCGATTCGGTTCAACGCCTCCTTGAGTTCGGCCATCCCGGTGGCGTAGGAGACGCGGAGGTGGCCGCGCCCGCCCTCGCCGAAGGCGCTTCCGGGGACGAGTGCGACGTTCTGCGCTTGGAGGAGTTCCTCCGCGAACGCTTCGTCGTCCTCCCACCCCGGGGGACACTCGGGGAAGACGTAGAACGCGCCTTTCGCCTCGAAGCAGTCCATCCCGATGTCGTTGAACCGCGAGATGACGTACCGCCGCCGCCTGTCGTAGGCGCGCCGCATCTCCTCGACTTCGTCCTCGCAGGAGTCGAGGGCTTCGAGGGCGGCGTACTGCGCCGTCGTCGGCGCCGACAGCATCGTGTACTGGTGGATGCGGTTCATCGCGTCGATGACGTCGGCCGGGCCGAGTGCGTACCCCAGACGTAGGCCGGTCATGGCGTACGCCTTCGAGAACCCGTTGAACACCACGGTTCGGTCCCGCATCTCCGGCAACGTGGCGATGGAGACGTGTTCGTCCTCGTAGCGGAGGGCGGCGTAAATCTCGTCCGAGAGGACGAACAGGTCGTGTTCGCGCGCGAACGACGCCACGTCGGCCAGTTGCCGTTCGGTCATCACCGCGCCGGTGGGGTTGTTCGGGTAACAAAGCACCAGTACGTCGGCGTCCGCCGCGCCCGCGCGTTCTAAGTCCTCGTACGTGAGGGCGAAGTCGTTCTCGACGGACGTCGGCACCGGGAGGGCGTCGCCGCCGGCGAACGTCACCGTCGGCACGTACGAGATGTACGAGGGTTGGGGGACGGCGACGGTGTCGCCGGGGTCCACCAACGCCCGCATCGCCAAGTCGACGGCTTCGCTCGCGCCCGCGGTGACGAGTATCTCCTCGTCGGGGTCGTATTCGAGGTCGTACGTCGTCGCGCGGTCCGCGATGGCCTCGCGGAGTTCGCGCATCCCCCTGTTTGCGGTGTAGGAGGTCCGACCGCGTTCCAGCGAGTCGATGGCGGCGGTTCGGGCCGCCCACGGGGCGGAGAAGTCGGGTTCGCCGACGCCCAGCGAGATGACGTCGTCCATCTCCTCGGCCAACTCGAAGAACCGACGGATGCCGGACGGCGGCGTCTCGCGGGCCCGCGCGGAGAGACGGTCCGTCATGGCGAGAACGACAACCGGTCGTCTTCGTCGCCGTCGCCGAGTTCGACGCCCCGTTCCTTGTACGTCTCCATGACGAAGTGGGTCACCGTCTGGGTGACCTCCGGGACGGGGGCTATCTGCTCGGAGACGAAGTTCGAGACGTCCTGCATCGAGTCGCCGACCACGTCCACGGCGAAGTCGTAGTCGCCGGAGACCAGACGGAGCGACGCGACTTCGGGGAACTTGCCGATTCGACGGGCTATCTCCTCGTACCCCGTCTCCCGGTCGAGTTCGACGTTCAGTTCGACCTCGGCCTGCACGTACTCCTCGTCGACGCGGTCCCAATCGACGATGGCCTGATAGCCGCGGATGACGCCCTCGTCCTCTAACTCCTCGACGAGTGCTTCGACCTCCGCCGCTTCGAGTCCGGTCTGTCGCGCGAGGTCGTCGACGCTCTCGCGAGCGTTGCGAAGCAACAGGTCGAGTAGTTCCCGCTTCTCGTCCATACGGCAGTGGTAGCAGTCCCCG is part of the Halopelagius longus genome and encodes:
- a CDS encoding sensor histidine kinase; its protein translation is MDKQATSHSHRGGRDGGVGSVEPVRMESGLEALRSSPEFRGPVEPLEDLDANQHIALFYESREEQFAAMVPFVRQGLSRGERVMYVIYEPTEADVLEAMRDGGIDVDAALSSGALSFHTIEETYLRTGTFDPDDMLSVYRDALEKAKADYPGFRVTADTNWILDERTEIPDFMEYESRVNQLFEGEDCIAICQYDLETIPAETLRDVVRTHPHLIYDGTLCHNFYYTPPEEYFEPNEPAREVERMLGTLVDRTKAKVTLAETIEELEESNERLKRFAYVASHDLQEPLRMISSYLRLLERRRADELDEDAREYIDFAVDGADRMRDMVEGLLSYSRIDMHDPAFEPVDCNAVLEDALNDLRIRVEESDAVVSADELPTVVGDANQLEQVFSNLISNAIKYSDDPPRVDVTAERRGDRCVFSVADDGIGIESEYLDQIFEIFNRLHSNEKYRGTGIGLTLCRKIVNHHGGDIWVDSEPGEGTTFYFTLPTERA
- a CDS encoding DUF7503 family protein, coding for MSPDDDNSAVAQFLSEHPRMMGVLFSALVLLSQAGAVVAGNNSVIYGP
- a CDS encoding DUF7504 family protein yields the protein MVQGGETGAERSDGVTSFACALEELKERGSALLVVGSVPEEVYARMSAKMLGDGDASPRRRLLVTPVSGVSHRDFRLEGVSRRTPEWTRIVQYESHARHAAAADADAAVVSSPDGPVEIGAANGHGDDRTAADGRDPLAEIVDGEIIDLGLAVAETIDQFDGIASGLSPAELRVAFDCLPTLLSEYDRETVFRFVHVLGNNVRSVGGMAHFWLPQGRRSETVRLFEPLFDATVELRLDGHELAQRWHFRDADISSEWLSFD
- a CDS encoding Lrp/AsnC family transcriptional regulator, translated to MDEKRELLDLLLRNARESVDDLARQTGLEAAEVEALVEELEDEGVIRGYQAIVDWDRVDEEYVQAEVELNVELDRETGYEEIARRIGKFPEVASLRLVSGDYDFAVDVVGDSMQDVSNFVSEQIAPVPEVTQTVTHFVMETYKERGVELGDGDEDDRLSFSP
- a CDS encoding pyridoxal phosphate-dependent aminotransferase; amino-acid sequence: MTDRLSARARETPPSGIRRFFELAEEMDDVISLGVGEPDFSAPWAARTAAIDSLERGRTSYTANRGMRELREAIADRATTYDLEYDPDEEILVTAGASEAVDLAMRALVDPGDTVAVPQPSYISYVPTVTFAGGDALPVPTSVENDFALTYEDLERAGAADADVLVLCYPNNPTGAVMTERQLADVASFAREHDLFVLSDEIYAALRYEDEHVSIATLPEMRDRTVVFNGFSKAYAMTGLRLGYALGPADVIDAMNRIHQYTMLSAPTTAQYAALEALDSCEDEVEEMRRAYDRRRRYVISRFNDIGMDCFEAKGAFYVFPECPPGWEDDEAFAEELLQAQNVALVPGSAFGEGGRGHLRVSYATGMAELKEALNRIEAFVEAEAER
- a CDS encoding response regulator; its protein translation is MSPNSNPGDEPLRVLVVEDNPGDVWLIEEAFEELDVESSVTYLTDGAEALDFLLRRLGDGAGGLDLTILDLNVPKIDGRTILERITNDSDLYSPPVVVFSGSRSPDDIRETYELGAEGYFVKPADPDRFIETVQDIGESAADSERLPPGEFREFA